From one Populus alba chromosome 17, ASM523922v2, whole genome shotgun sequence genomic stretch:
- the LOC118049513 gene encoding BAG family molecular chaperone regulator 8, chloroplastic, which produces MASHHHCQNHVSVPTTFTTTTTPCCCYSHCSPQPHHHPITPPQISIDPLLQSLVSLLQQQQQQQLQHHQSHIFSPCLDRPNSHTKNHHQKSKLHFQQEDDPQQTHFVLASLLQRINTLESSLHQFSASCTNNHNYPSHSLRDTAARVIQTHFRAFLVHRSRTLRQLKELAFIKSSLNSLKSSISTESHFDFKVASHKAKGLLLKLDSIQGGDPMIRDGKRSVTRDLVRFLEFVDGFAIKRHELSYKSARNVRALGNTNKARALNAKNGYGGCRDLTESQREIVDKLRKRVEKISGFSRACENDQEDVELEGFQQFVDEVGGELNRKVSVDGKRGVSLKKRVSQPRVKKTVSFAENGNSYRVISDTDESVLNGDGSSTDGSDYSDDHGEAVEIHFAETGERKGFSKGAENDQEAHLEDGGSSQSSDSGYHLDKDGSSVFSAPVPVKMESRADLMKRKAVKIVT; this is translated from the exons ATGGCCTCTCATCACCACTGCCAAAACCATGTCTCCGTCCCCACCACCTTTACCACCACCACGACCCCTTGCTGCTGTTACAGCCACTGTTCCCCCCAACCTCACCACCACCCAATAACACCACCACAAATATCTATTGATCCGCTTCTCCAGTCCCTTGTTTCTCTCCtacagcaacagcagcagcaacagctgCAACACCACCAATCCCATATCTTCTCTCCTTGCCTTGACAGACCGAACAGCCACACAAAAAATCATCACCAGAAATCAAAGCTACATTTTCAACAAGAAGATGACCCCCAACAAACCCATTTTGTCCtcgcttctcttcttcaacgaATCAACACTCTTGAGTCCTCACTTCACCAATTTTCTGCTTCGTGTACGAATAACCATAACTATCCTTCACATTCTCTCAGAGACACAGCTGCACGTGTTATTCAAACCCATTTCCGTGCCTTTCTTGTTCACAGATCAAGAACCCTAAGGCAGCTCAAGGAGCTTGCTTTTATCAAATCTAGTTTGAACTCTCTCAAATCTTCTATTTCTACTGAATCCCATTTTGATTTCAAGGTCGCTTCTCATAAAGCCAAGGGCTTGCTCCTCAAACTTGACTCCATTCAG GGTGGTGATCCTATGATCAGAGATGGAAAAAGGTCAGTTACTAGAGATTTGGTAAGGTTTTTGGAGTTTGTTGATGGATTTGCAATAAAAAGGCATGAACTTTCGTATAAATCTGCTAGGAATGTGAGGGCTTTAGGGAATACTAACAAAGCTAGGGCTTTGAATGCCAAGAATGGTTATGGTGGTTGTCGAGATTTGACTGAAAGTCAAAGGGAAATTGTGgataaattgagaaaaagaGTTGAAAAGATTAGTGGGTTTTCGAGGGCTTGTGAAAATGACCAAGAAGATGTGGAGCTTGAAGGGTTTCAGCAATTCGTTGATGAAGTGGGTGGAGAGCTAAACCGAAAAGTTTCTGTTGATGGAAAGCGAGGTGTTTCGTTGAAAAAACGTGTTAGTCAACCTAGAGTGAAGAAAACTGTTAGTTTTGCTGAGAACGGGAATTCTTATAGGGTAATTAGTGACACAGATGAGTCAGTTCTGAACGGAGATGGTAGTTCCACTGATGGGAGTGATTACAGCGATGATCACGGGGAGGCTGTGGAGATCCATTTTGCTGAAACtggggaaagaaaaggattttctAAGGGCGCTGAGAATGACCAGGAAGCTCATTTGGAGGATGGTGGGTCATCACAGAGCAGTGATAGTGGGTATCACTTGGATAAAGATGGGAGTTCAGTTTTCTCTGCTCCGGTGCCTGTGAAGATGGAATCAAGAGCTGATTTGATGAAGAGAAAGGCTGTGAAAATTGTCACATAG